A stretch of Desulfobacter hydrogenophilus DNA encodes these proteins:
- a CDS encoding endonuclease, protein MEYLYMRADMYNLVLSIGQVNALGLNYSYAMIPGEERQFGPCDIEISERKAEPRPEIRGDIARIYFYMDNAYTGHGILSKRNRKLFKAWAKADPVDDWERERCRHIEAVQGNKNKFNTIKWSSIVSIISIQEALQVMASTQATIEIWLTISTMYLVLCLSPLSFSQKSRSIPRTFRSSYDGISANRPVVSFFSIFF, encoded by the coding sequence ATGGAATATTTGTATATGCGGGCAGACATGTATAATCTGGTCCTATCAATTGGACAAGTGAACGCATTAGGCTTAAATTATAGCTATGCCATGATTCCTGGTGAAGAAAGACAGTTCGGCCCATGTGATATCGAAATTTCAGAACGAAAAGCAGAGCCCCGGCCAGAAATCAGAGGAGACATTGCCAGAATCTACTTTTATATGGACAATGCGTACACTGGCCATGGGATTCTTTCTAAAAGAAATCGGAAACTGTTTAAAGCTTGGGCAAAAGCAGACCCCGTGGATGATTGGGAAAGGGAACGCTGCCGCCACATTGAAGCTGTCCAGGGCAATAAGAATAAATTCAACACGATTAAATGGTCCTCCATCGTATCAATTATCTCTATCCAGGAGGCCCTGCAGGTTATGGCCTCTACCCAGGCTACCATTGAGATCTGGCTGACTATTTCAACTATGTACCTTGTACTGTGTCTCAGCCCCCTCTCTTTTAGTCAGAAAAGTCGCAGTATACCTCGCACGTTCAGAAGTAGTTATGACGGCATATCAGC
- a CDS encoding DUF6399 domain-containing protein — MAWLKLLVFGTIFHFGIRHGVGADMISDFFQLLRLEKHVGVSAPSIKVMRKKIEKLIIEFQEIHQSSEMSVKPLKIVGGVDETFFEEMILVLMDLSSGYIFFEEASDNRTYKTWFEKTNTVVKNFNLDIQYFVSDRAKALIKLSETGFNCPSIPDLFHAEYEIVKTFGSAFGKKISVLKKKTDKALLALALLKEVAGNVNKISAQKALIQKLKHEQMHIAEGKKSYHTALHDISKAVHPFDMKTNSVKSSTDLKENLSENLANLSLLRAKYCINDKNDRLGKFGRQIEDIAWLIDYWWLLADESLAQYEIDEKCKAWLLEIFLPYVYWEKQTSKTKNPDLKKECTSALSLARIQLEEDLSTPIQIGNKTWQLWAEWMVSNFQRTSSAVEGRNGYLSQRHHNGRGLLPERLKALTIIHNFTLKRFDGTTAANRLFGKEFPDLFEWVVHRMDDLPLPRQYKNTTSNNYLKLQTVPA; from the coding sequence ATGGCATGGCTAAAGTTGCTTGTTTTTGGAACCATTTTTCATTTTGGAATCCGGCACGGTGTCGGCGCTGACATGATTTCTGATTTCTTTCAACTTTTGCGTCTTGAAAAACATGTTGGTGTCTCTGCTCCATCAATTAAAGTTATGCGGAAGAAGATTGAAAAGCTTATAATTGAGTTTCAGGAAATCCATCAATCATCTGAGATGTCAGTAAAACCGCTTAAAATTGTTGGGGGTGTTGATGAAACCTTTTTTGAAGAAATGATCCTGGTGTTAATGGATCTATCTTCAGGGTACATTTTCTTTGAAGAAGCCAGCGATAATAGAACCTATAAAACATGGTTTGAAAAAACAAATACTGTTGTAAAAAACTTTAATCTTGATATTCAATATTTTGTCAGTGATCGTGCAAAAGCATTGATAAAACTGAGTGAAACAGGATTTAATTGTCCGAGTATTCCGGATCTATTTCATGCTGAATATGAAATTGTAAAAACATTTGGATCAGCTTTCGGTAAAAAGATATCGGTCCTCAAAAAGAAAACAGATAAGGCCTTGCTGGCTTTAGCTCTCCTGAAGGAGGTAGCTGGAAATGTTAATAAAATCAGTGCGCAAAAAGCATTAATTCAGAAACTGAAACATGAGCAGATGCATATAGCAGAAGGTAAAAAATCTTACCATACCGCCCTTCACGACATATCAAAAGCCGTTCACCCATTTGATATGAAGACAAATAGTGTAAAAAGTTCAACAGATTTAAAAGAGAACCTGTCGGAAAACTTGGCAAACCTATCTCTGTTGCGGGCAAAGTACTGTATCAATGATAAAAATGATCGTTTGGGAAAATTTGGTCGCCAGATTGAAGATATTGCTTGGCTAATCGATTATTGGTGGTTGCTGGCAGATGAAAGCCTTGCCCAATATGAGATAGATGAAAAATGCAAGGCATGGCTTCTTGAGATCTTTTTACCCTATGTTTACTGGGAAAAGCAAACATCGAAAACAAAAAATCCCGATTTGAAAAAAGAGTGCACATCGGCGTTGAGTCTTGCTCGAATACAACTGGAAGAGGATTTATCGACACCAATTCAAATTGGAAATAAAACCTGGCAGTTATGGGCGGAGTGGATGGTTTCAAATTTTCAAAGGACTTCTTCAGCCGTCGAAGGACGAAACGGTTATCTTTCTCAACGCCATCATAACGGAAGAGGGCTTTTGCCCGAACGTCTGAAAGCATTAACCATTATTCATAATTTTACATTGAAAAGATTTGACGGTACAACTGCGGCCAATCGATTATTTGGTAAAGAATTTCCAGACCTTTTTGAATGGGTTGTTCATAGAATGGATGATTTGCCTTTGCCACGGCAGTATAAAAACACTACCTCAAATAACTATTTGAAATTACAAACTGTCCCGGCTTAA
- a CDS encoding DUF362 domain-containing protein, with amino-acid sequence MTRVALCACPDYDAANVVSAVERAVRLCGGMEKFVRPGQRVLLKPNLLSAAPLAHRVTTDPAVVRTVGKLVLKAGGRVVIGDSPAIDKVSRISRITGMKEVADELGADLIEFCRPILAKTPEGSIYHALELEETALTADVVINLPKLKTHCMMLLTMGVKNLFGTVVGPRKSQWHMHAGADRIMFADLLLDICRTVKPALTILDGVWGMQGRGPNNGTPCHLGFLAASCDPLVMDLALAPLLGVHPASFPLYNAAVRRSLVRSDGSDTQMVGDDPNGLTPKEFQLPVLESAMMVPGFVSGLIRRHLTSRPVQDPDLCRDCGKCAAVCPPGSLEFVAERRAVIDHMTCIRCYCCQEVCPANAIHFKTGALVGIAERLRAIMPY; translated from the coding sequence ATGACCAGGGTGGCGCTTTGTGCATGTCCGGATTATGATGCGGCAAATGTGGTATCTGCCGTGGAGCGGGCCGTGAGGTTGTGCGGGGGCATGGAAAAGTTTGTGCGTCCCGGACAGCGTGTGCTGCTCAAACCCAATTTGCTCAGTGCCGCGCCTTTGGCGCATCGGGTGACCACGGATCCGGCTGTTGTGCGTACCGTGGGAAAATTGGTGTTAAAGGCCGGGGGACGGGTCGTCATCGGAGACAGTCCGGCCATTGACAAGGTGTCTCGCATTTCCCGGATTACCGGCATGAAAGAGGTGGCTGATGAGCTTGGGGCAGATTTGATTGAATTTTGCCGGCCCATCCTGGCCAAAACGCCCGAAGGCTCTATATACCATGCCCTGGAACTGGAAGAGACCGCACTGACTGCCGATGTGGTCATCAACCTGCCCAAACTCAAGACCCATTGCATGATGCTTTTAACCATGGGAGTTAAAAATCTTTTCGGTACCGTGGTGGGCCCGCGTAAAAGCCAGTGGCATATGCACGCCGGGGCAGATCGGATCATGTTTGCCGATCTTTTGCTGGATATCTGCCGCACGGTCAAACCGGCCCTGACAATCCTCGACGGTGTCTGGGGTATGCAGGGCCGGGGACCCAATAACGGTACGCCCTGCCATTTAGGCTTTCTGGCCGCCTCCTGTGATCCCCTGGTCATGGATTTGGCTCTGGCACCTTTGCTGGGCGTCCATCCGGCAAGTTTTCCGTTGTATAATGCCGCGGTACGCCGGAGCCTTGTCCGATCCGATGGTTCCGATACACAGATGGTTGGTGACGACCCAAATGGATTAACTCCCAAAGAATTTCAATTGCCGGTATTGGAATCAGCCATGATGGTGCCGGGCTTTGTATCTGGATTGATACGCAGACATCTGACCTCCCGGCCGGTTCAGGACCCTGACTTGTGCCGGGACTGCGGCAAATGCGCAGCGGTCTGTCCGCCGGGAAGTCTTGAGTTTGTGGCTGAGCGCCGGGCTGTCATTGATCATATGACCTGTATCCGTTGTTATTGCTGCCAGGAGGTCTGCCCGGCGAATGCTATTCATTTTAAAACAGGCGCGCTGGTGGGAATTGCTGAGCGGTTGCGGGCCATAATGCCTTATTGA
- a CDS encoding efflux RND transporter permease subunit — protein MSEHNPGSPGPAEHGPRGAIAWMAGNTVAANLFMAVFLVGGLFMVFNIKQEVFPEFSLDTVSISVAYPGASPEEVESGIILAVEEAVRDLEGIDEITSEALEGSASVIIEALDGADVTRLWQEIKSEVDRIDTFPDEAEDPVVTITSRQREVVRLALYGNAPETTMRDLADDIRDRFLSDPAITQVALEGVREREILVEISTNTLRRYGMTLSDVADAISTASVELGGGAIKSGGGDILLRIKSRKDYARQYAKLPIFTREDGSQLVLSDIATVREGFEDSDTWASFNGKRAVTIAVYRVGKQTPTQVADATQKMLKIINADLPEGIHLSIVRDMSKIFVQRADLLLGNAYLGLGLVFLCLALFLEIRLAFWVSVGIPISFLGSFLFLAATDFTINMVSMFAFIVTLGIVVDDAVVVGENIYYCRRQGMGFLEASIQGARSIAVPVFFSVITNMVTFMPIMFIPGIMGKIFKSMPLVVVAVFGVSLIESLFILPAHLSHASRPLFFPLNILEAWQGRFSAKFETTVKSVYGRVLSVLLSWRYTVFALGLALLLITFGYVKSGKMGMVLFPKVESDYAYCEIYLPYGTPESKVRQVETHLVASAQKTVDENGKQDLSTGIFSQVSENSIQARIYLTDPHVRPISTSEVTRIWREKTGSIPSLETITFEANRGGPGSGKSLTIALSHRDADILNRAGEDLALRLGEYPMVSDIDDGSAQGKRQFDITLTPAGHRMGLTPETIAGKIRSAYQGIEAVKNQRGRNEVTVRVRLAADERISETAFENYVLNAPNGEIMLRDAIKTIKGRAYTVISRSDGRREIQVSANVTPQSMSENIIGDMKQEILPSLMKGYPGLSYEFKGKQADLKESVGALVKGLGLSLFCVFALLAIPFKSYFQPLIIMLCIPFGIIGAVAGHIIMGYSLSVMSLFGVVAMSGVVINDSLVLIDFSNRLVRGGMPVAAAVRAAGIQRFRPILLTTLTTCGGLAPIIMETSRQAKFLIPMAISLGFGILFATVITLGLVPCLYLILEDIKDFFQNEKEQPL, from the coding sequence ATGTCTGAACATAATCCGGGTTCTCCCGGTCCAGCAGAACACGGGCCAAGGGGTGCCATCGCCTGGATGGCCGGTAATACTGTGGCCGCCAATCTGTTCATGGCGGTTTTCCTTGTGGGCGGCCTTTTCATGGTCTTTAACATCAAGCAGGAGGTATTCCCCGAATTTTCTCTGGATACGGTAAGTATTTCAGTGGCCTATCCCGGAGCCAGTCCCGAAGAGGTGGAGTCCGGTATTATTTTGGCTGTGGAAGAGGCGGTGCGGGATCTTGAAGGCATTGATGAGATTACATCCGAGGCACTAGAAGGCAGTGCGTCGGTCATCATAGAAGCCCTTGACGGGGCTGATGTCACCCGGTTGTGGCAGGAGATTAAAAGTGAGGTGGACCGGATTGACACCTTTCCGGATGAGGCGGAAGACCCGGTGGTCACCATCACCTCCCGGCAGCGGGAAGTGGTGCGTCTGGCACTTTACGGGAATGCGCCGGAAACCACCATGCGGGACCTTGCCGACGATATCAGGGACAGGTTTTTATCAGATCCTGCAATCACCCAGGTGGCCCTGGAGGGCGTCAGGGAGCGGGAGATCCTGGTGGAGATTTCCACCAATACCCTGCGGCGTTACGGTATGACCCTGTCCGATGTGGCTGATGCCATTTCCACGGCGTCTGTGGAACTGGGCGGTGGGGCTATCAAGTCCGGGGGCGGTGATATTCTGCTTCGCATTAAATCTCGCAAAGACTATGCCCGACAATATGCAAAATTGCCGATTTTCACCCGGGAGGACGGGTCCCAGCTGGTGTTATCGGACATTGCCACGGTCCGCGAAGGTTTTGAGGATTCGGATACCTGGGCCTCATTTAACGGTAAGCGGGCCGTTACCATAGCGGTTTACCGGGTGGGTAAACAGACCCCCACCCAGGTGGCTGACGCCACCCAAAAGATGCTGAAAATTATTAATGCGGACTTGCCTGAAGGGATTCATTTAAGCATTGTCAGGGATATGTCCAAAATTTTTGTCCAAAGGGCGGATCTCTTACTGGGCAACGCCTATCTTGGCCTTGGCCTGGTTTTTTTATGCCTGGCCCTGTTCCTTGAAATTCGCCTGGCTTTCTGGGTCAGTGTGGGTATTCCCATTTCATTTCTAGGCTCTTTTCTCTTTTTGGCTGCAACTGATTTTACCATCAATATGGTAAGCATGTTTGCCTTTATCGTTACTTTGGGTATTGTGGTGGATGATGCCGTGGTGGTGGGGGAAAATATCTATTATTGCCGCCGCCAGGGCATGGGGTTTCTGGAGGCTTCTATCCAGGGGGCAAGAAGCATTGCCGTTCCTGTGTTTTTTTCAGTGATCACCAATATGGTCACCTTTATGCCCATCATGTTTATCCCCGGCATTATGGGCAAGATTTTTAAATCCATGCCCCTGGTGGTGGTGGCCGTTTTTGGTGTCTCCTTAATCGAAAGCCTGTTTATCCTGCCAGCCCATTTAAGTCATGCCAGCCGCCCTTTGTTCTTTCCTTTGAATATTCTTGAAGCCTGGCAGGGTCGATTTTCGGCAAAATTTGAAACCACGGTCAAATCAGTGTATGGCCGGGTTTTGTCCGTACTGCTTTCCTGGCGGTATACGGTTTTTGCCCTGGGGCTTGCCCTGTTGCTGATCACTTTTGGATATGTAAAATCCGGAAAAATGGGTATGGTTTTGTTTCCAAAAGTTGAATCCGATTACGCCTATTGTGAAATTTACCTGCCCTATGGCACGCCCGAAAGCAAGGTGCGGCAAGTGGAAACCCACCTGGTGGCATCGGCTCAAAAGACCGTGGATGAAAATGGCAAGCAAGATCTGTCCACAGGGATTTTTTCCCAAGTCAGTGAAAATAGTATCCAGGCCAGGATTTATCTGACTGATCCCCATGTGCGCCCTATCTCCACCTCCGAGGTCACCCGTATTTGGCGGGAAAAAACCGGCTCGATTCCCAGTTTGGAGACCATTACCTTTGAAGCCAACCGAGGTGGTCCCGGTTCCGGCAAATCGCTGACCATTGCCCTGAGCCACCGGGATGCGGATATTCTGAATCGGGCCGGTGAGGATCTTGCCCTGCGTCTGGGTGAGTACCCCATGGTTTCGGACATTGATGACGGATCTGCCCAGGGAAAACGGCAGTTTGATATCACCCTGACCCCTGCCGGTCACCGCATGGGACTTACCCCGGAAACCATTGCCGGCAAAATCCGAAGTGCTTACCAGGGGATCGAGGCGGTGAAAAACCAACGGGGAAGAAACGAGGTCACGGTAAGGGTTCGGCTGGCAGCAGATGAACGCATTTCCGAAACCGCATTTGAAAATTATGTGCTCAATGCCCCAAACGGGGAGATCATGCTTCGGGATGCCATTAAAACCATCAAGGGGCGGGCCTATACCGTGATCAGCCGGAGTGACGGGCGGCGTGAGATTCAGGTCTCAGCCAATGTTACCCCCCAGTCGATGTCCGAGAATATTATCGGGGATATGAAGCAGGAGATCTTGCCCTCACTTATGAAAGGATATCCGGGCCTGTCATACGAATTTAAGGGTAAACAGGCAGATCTCAAGGAGAGTGTAGGCGCTTTGGTCAAAGGCCTGGGCCTATCATTATTTTGTGTGTTTGCGCTGCTGGCCATTCCCTTTAAAAGTTATTTCCAGCCCTTGATCATCATGCTCTGTATTCCCTTTGGCATTATCGGGGCTGTGGCGGGCCATATTATCATGGGGTATTCCCTTTCCGTTATGAGTCTGTTCGGCGTTGTGGCCATGTCCGGTGTGGTGATCAATGATTCTTTGGTGCTCATTGATTTTTCCAACCGGCTGGTGCGCGGGGGGATGCCTGTGGCGGCCGCGGTCAGGGCTGCCGGAATACAGCGGTTCCGGCCCATTCTTTTGACAACCTTAACCACATGTGGCGGCCTGGCGCCGATTATCATGGAAACGTCGCGCCAGGCAAAGTTTCTTATTCCTATGGCCATCTCTCTCGGGTTCGGTATTTTGTTTGCCACGGTGATTACCTTGGGGCTTGTGCCTTGTCTGTACCTGATATTGGAGGATATTAAAGACTTTTTTCAAAATGAAAAAGAACAGCCTTTATGA
- a CDS encoding efflux RND transporter periplasmic adaptor subunit — MNQTASQTSLSVILLKIILPVCLIALGVAGFWYYKSKAVKFKRKPAEKTAPVVDIIKVNPDRVTAQIRAMGTVQPDREVEIKSQVAGTVIQVAPEFVQGGLIRKGQAMVRIDPADYTLAVNKAQSALAQAQADFEIEKGQQQIAKEELKLMATMSPNEIPETSLVLREPQLEQAQAAVASAKSDLDAARLDLERTRIIAPFYALVLSKQVDEGAMTAAQGTLATLVDVTCYQVEVQVPLDRLDRIRVHETNGSPARIRSLYAGREWEGRVVRTTGTVTEQSRMAGVIIQVDDPLGLGPAKGRPAMLLNDHVEAFIQGQAFDNVFSLPRTLVREDSSLWIYNDGRLDIRKVAPVWIENDRVFIQSGLFPGDFVISSDLSAPVSGMALTLALQESP, encoded by the coding sequence ATGAATCAGACTGCTTCACAGACGTCCCTGAGTGTAATCCTTTTGAAAATTATTCTGCCTGTGTGCCTGATTGCCTTAGGGGTTGCCGGATTTTGGTACTACAAATCAAAAGCAGTGAAATTTAAACGCAAACCTGCTGAGAAAACCGCGCCAGTGGTGGATATCATAAAAGTGAATCCCGATCGGGTCACGGCACAGATCAGGGCCATGGGTACAGTCCAGCCGGACCGGGAAGTGGAAATTAAATCCCAGGTGGCCGGCACGGTCATCCAGGTGGCCCCGGAATTTGTCCAGGGGGGATTGATCCGTAAGGGTCAGGCCATGGTCCGGATTGATCCGGCTGACTATACGCTTGCCGTGAACAAGGCCCAAAGCGCATTGGCCCAGGCCCAGGCTGATTTTGAAATTGAAAAGGGCCAGCAGCAGATTGCAAAAGAAGAGCTCAAGCTCATGGCCACAATGTCGCCTAATGAGATACCGGAGACCAGTCTGGTGCTCCGAGAACCCCAGCTTGAGCAGGCCCAGGCTGCCGTGGCAAGTGCCAAAAGCGATCTTGACGCTGCACGCCTGGACCTGGAACGGACCAGAATAATTGCCCCATTCTACGCCCTGGTGTTGTCCAAACAGGTGGATGAAGGGGCCATGACCGCAGCTCAGGGAACCCTTGCTACCCTGGTGGACGTGACCTGCTACCAGGTGGAAGTCCAGGTGCCTTTGGACCGTTTGGACCGGATTCGGGTCCATGAAACCAACGGCAGTCCAGCTCGTATCCGCTCCCTTTATGCGGGCCGGGAATGGGAGGGTCGTGTGGTGCGGACCACCGGAACTGTGACCGAGCAAAGTCGCATGGCAGGCGTTATTATCCAGGTGGATGATCCTTTAGGACTTGGGCCTGCCAAAGGTCGTCCCGCCATGCTGCTGAACGATCATGTGGAAGCATTCATCCAAGGCCAGGCCTTTGACAATGTGTTTTCCCTGCCCCGGACTTTGGTCCGGGAGGATTCCAGTTTATGGATATATAATGACGGGCGCCTGGATATCCGCAAGGTGGCCCCGGTGTGGATTGAAAATGACCGGGTGTTTATTCAGTCCGGACTTTTTCCGGGTGACTTTGTGATCTCTTCTGATCTTTCCGCACCTGTGTCGGGCATGGCCTTGACCCTGGCTTTACAGGAGAGCCCATAA
- a CDS encoding efflux transporter outer membrane subunit — translation MMRYALIVIVLVSVFFIAGCNLISPDPAAVMPVEMPHAYVHQVDTATPRAGEENPAGGWWLAFGVDELSELIQTGLGANHDLKVLKAQADQALADVKSEQSNVGPTLDYSLEGERNYSQFKAPGQSSSSDHDHSYSASLIAGYTLDLWGKNRADVNASELEYLAALQDLEDGALTLSTDIADTWVDIVSVRTRIQVLTRQIEANRMTLKLQELRFINGMATALEVSQQRQALAQVLSAMPLLEKEEKQLVNAMGLSLGQTPGMPVAVSTIDLPQTFLVPQPGIPADLLENRADIRAARMRLEAAALDVEAAKADLLPELTLSASAVFSSGTLDLLFQNWVLSLGAALAGPLLDGGERKAEIERTRAVVREEVNTYAKIVANAIREVEDALVAIDRQKAYISLLEQELSAVKVTLQDARVQYLNGQSSYLNYLSAWASMELLERQLVSEQATYVKERIALYKVTGRQGSFFNAVPAQHNNTGAK, via the coding sequence ATGATGCGTTATGCTTTGATCGTCATTGTACTGGTGTCGGTTTTTTTTATTGCGGGCTGCAATCTGATTTCTCCTGATCCTGCGGCTGTGATGCCCGTTGAAATGCCTCATGCCTATGTTCATCAGGTTGATACTGCAACGCCCCGGGCCGGTGAAGAAAATCCGGCCGGCGGGTGGTGGCTTGCTTTTGGCGTTGATGAATTGAGCGAACTGATCCAGACCGGTCTTGGCGCCAATCATGATTTAAAAGTGCTTAAAGCCCAGGCTGACCAGGCCCTGGCTGATGTGAAAAGCGAACAATCGAATGTTGGCCCCACCCTTGATTATTCCCTTGAAGGCGAACGAAATTATTCCCAATTTAAAGCCCCCGGTCAGTCAAGTTCTTCGGACCATGATCACAGCTATTCGGCTTCCCTGATTGCTGGGTATACCCTGGACCTGTGGGGGAAAAATCGTGCCGATGTCAATGCCAGTGAGCTGGAATACCTGGCTGCACTCCAGGATTTGGAGGATGGGGCACTGACCCTGTCCACGGATATTGCCGACACCTGGGTGGATATTGTGTCCGTGCGGACCCGTATACAAGTGCTTACCCGACAGATAGAAGCCAACCGGATGACGCTGAAACTGCAGGAATTGCGCTTTATCAACGGCATGGCCACGGCCTTGGAAGTCTCCCAGCAGCGACAAGCACTGGCCCAGGTGCTTTCTGCCATGCCCTTGCTTGAAAAAGAAGAAAAACAATTGGTCAATGCCATGGGCCTGTCTTTGGGACAGACACCCGGGATGCCTGTGGCGGTGTCCACTATAGACCTTCCCCAAACCTTTCTGGTACCCCAGCCCGGTATCCCCGCTGATCTGCTCGAAAACAGGGCCGATATCCGGGCGGCCCGGATGCGCCTTGAAGCGGCCGCCCTGGACGTGGAAGCGGCCAAGGCCGATCTGTTGCCGGAACTGACCCTGTCTGCCTCGGCTGTGTTTTCCAGCGGCACCCTGGATCTGCTGTTCCAGAACTGGGTGCTCTCCTTGGGCGCTGCCCTGGCAGGTCCCCTGCTGGACGGCGGGGAGCGCAAAGCCGAAATTGAACGTACCCGGGCCGTGGTTCGTGAAGAAGTTAATACCTATGCTAAAATCGTTGCCAACGCGATCCGCGAGGTGGAGGATGCCCTGGTGGCCATTGATCGTCAGAAAGCCTATATTAGTCTTTTAGAGCAGGAGCTTTCAGCAGTCAAGGTGACCCTGCAGGATGCCCGGGTTCAGTATCTGAACGGCCAGAGCAGTTACCTGAACTATCTTTCGGCCTGGGCTTCCATGGAACTCCTGGAACGTCAGCTGGTCAGCGAGCAGGCTACCTATGTCAAAGAACGCATTGCGCTTTATAAAGTAACAGGTCGGCAAGGTTCTTTTTTTAACGCCGTCCCGGCACAACATAATAATACCGGAGCCAAGTGA
- a CDS encoding MBL fold metallo-hydrolase: MQKKPENSSFCLCPLASGSKGNAIFVSTPDTAVLVDAGLSGIEIQRRLAAVGRTPDELKAIIITHEHTDHVKGAGVLSRRFNIPVYVTADTFNACKGLGKIDRINLFECGAAFDIGSLVVNPFSISHDACDPAGLTLEHQGKKIGIATDLGVVTNLVRTHLSNANALYIEANHDPEMLMAGPYPWYLKQRIQSRTGHLSNQDARDLVAQVFHKDLDHVVLAHLSEENNCPEKASTEMSKNLDPLSTALYVAGPDQPGEMIWL, translated from the coding sequence ATGCAGAAGAAGCCGGAAAATAGCTCATTCTGCCTATGTCCCCTTGCCAGCGGCAGCAAGGGGAATGCCATATTTGTATCCACACCGGATACTGCCGTACTTGTTGATGCAGGGCTTTCAGGCATAGAGATCCAGCGCCGGCTGGCTGCCGTCGGACGGACGCCGGATGAACTGAAAGCCATCATCATCACCCACGAACACACCGATCACGTTAAAGGGGCAGGAGTGTTGAGCCGTCGGTTCAATATTCCTGTCTATGTGACCGCCGACACCTTTAATGCCTGCAAGGGGTTAGGCAAAATCGACCGGATCAATCTTTTTGAATGCGGGGCTGCCTTTGACATCGGATCCCTGGTCGTCAACCCCTTTTCCATCAGCCACGATGCCTGCGATCCTGCAGGCCTTACCTTGGAACACCAGGGAAAAAAGATCGGCATTGCCACGGACCTTGGGGTAGTCACAAATCTTGTGCGAACCCATTTAAGTAATGCCAATGCCCTTTACATTGAAGCCAACCATGACCCGGAAATGCTCATGGCAGGTCCCTATCCCTGGTATTTGAAGCAGCGAATCCAGTCGCGAACCGGCCATCTTTCCAACCAGGATGCAAGGGACTTGGTGGCGCAAGTTTTTCACAAAGATCTTGACCATGTGGTGCTTGCCCATTTAAGCGAAGAAAATAATTGTCCTGAAAAAGCGTCCACAGAGATGTCCAAAAATCTTGACCCCTTGTCCACGGCTCTGTATGTCGCAGGACCTGACCAACCCGGTGAAATGATCTGGCTATAG